The sequence TATTGAAATCGCCCGTGACGATCAGCGCTCCCGTTCGCTGTAGCAGTGCGACGCGCAGCCGCTCGATCTCTTCGACGAAGACGGCGGCGGAGACGAAATTGATGGCGTGAAGGTTGACGGCCGTGAGTTCGCTCCCGTCTTCAAACGGGTGGGTCGTAATGAGCATACTTTTGCGGGTGGCAATGTGCATCTCGCGGCGGTTGGTTTTGAGGCCGACGGTATCGTGAATGGGACACCGGGCCGCGGTCAGAACACCGTATTGGCGGTGGCGGAGGTCGATGTTGATGGCGGCAGAGACGTTGTAGCCCGGAAAATGGTCTGAAGTATGCGCATCGAGGACCGCCTCCTGGAAGAGGATCAGTTCGGGACTGCCGGTGGCCAGGAGTGACTGGAGCGTTTTGTCGAAGGGGGAACGCCCCATCTCTTTGTGGACGTTCCAGCTCAGTAGTGAAAAGGTATACGGCAGGGGGCTGCCCGCCGCTTCCGATCGGTAGTGTCGCATAATTCAATCATAACCTACATAGGTTAAAATGGCATCAAAAATATGCCCGTCTCGGCGGGAAAAACAGAGGAGAAAAGAGATGATTGTCCATATTGTCATGTTTGCATTCAAAGCGGAGAACAAAGCGGAGAACGTCGCCAAAGCCAAGGCGATGCTCGAAGCGCTTACGGAGAAGATCGATCCGCTGATCAGTATGGAAGTCGGCGTGGACTTCAGCGGCAGCGAGCGGTCGATGGACCTGGTGCTGACGTCGACGTTTGAAACGAAAGAGGGGCTCTCTACCTATGCGACGCATCCGGCGCATCTGGAGGTCGTGGCGTTTATCAAGGAAGTGACGGAGCTGTCAAAGGTGGTCGATTACGTCCGTTAAGGGGAGGTGAATGCAGCGGGCCGGAGCAGCTCCGGCCTGTGCGTCAGTTACACTCGTTCAGAGACGGGTTCTGGAAGAGCTGGTTGATGTTCTCTTCGATAAAGCGGTAATCGACACCGTCGATGTGGAACGCTGCTTTCTTGATCTCGATGCACTTGACGTTTGTTTTGGACCATTTGCCGCCCAGAACGCCTTTCTGGCTGCTTTTGTCGGGGGCAACGCGCTCATAGTCATCCGCCCAGAGGGTCACGGTCTTGCCGTCCTCTGTCATGCCCTCGACGTAGAACGTAGCCATGTCCACCGGCTTGGGTGACGCATTGACGAAGTAGACGACCGGCCGGCTGTCGCCCTTGTCATCGGTTTCGACATCAACATCGTAGATGACGACCGGCATATTCATCTTTTTCGCGCTTTCCAAATCCACATGGCTCGGTACCAGCACATTCGTCAACGTGTTCAGTTTGGCACAGCCGGTCATAAGGGCTGCAGCCGCAACTGAAGAAATAAGAAACGCAAATCCTCTTCGCATAAAGCTATCCTCCTAAAGATATTAGGATTGATTATATCGGATGGCTGCCTTAAATGACCATGAAGATATAATAATTTATTAAATTGGCTTTTGGATGTGATAGTTTTATGATGCCCGCTTACGGGCGTTTCGAGAGCAGTACCGTTTTCTTGTTATCGTGGAAAATGAGCTCCATGTCCAGCCGTTCCGCGGCCGTTTCGAAGCTTCTTGGTGTGAAAAAAACAAGGTGTGTCGGATCGCGTCGGTACCACCAGTTCTGATAGAACGCCTCGCTGCTCTGGTGGAACTGCGTCATCAGCGCCAGGGTGCCGCCCGGCACCAGGCGCGCTTTGAGCTCTGCCAGGGTCTGCATCGGGTCGGCGATGTGCTCGATCACCTCGGTCGCGGTGATCAGGTCGAAACGCGCCTCCGGCGCCGGGGCTTCCGGCGCGAAAAATTTATCGTAGATCGTCACCTCGAAGCCGCGGCGGCGCAGCAGTTCGGCCAGTACCGGTGTCGGGCCGGAGCCGAAATCGAGCACGTTTTCAACACGATGGCCGGTGTGCGCAAGGGTGGCATCGATGAACTGCTCGAACATCGCGACATACCCCTCGTTCTCGAGCGAGTTGTGATGCTCGTTGTACTTTTTCAGCTCCTGTTCCGCGGAAGGGTGGGCCGCTTCCTCTTTGAAGATCAGTTCGCAGCGGGGGCAGTGGTACGTGAGGCAGCCCAGCTGCCGGTCGCGGAAGGAAGGGGAGGGGGTCTGGCAGAGGGGACACGCTCTCATTGTCCTTCGATCTGCTCCGCTTTTTCCTCGATGGTGAGAAGCGCGTCGACTTTCGTTTCGTAGTCGGCTTCGAGGGCTTCGAGCTCCTTGGCCAGGACCGAGATCCCCTTCTCGGCGTAGCACTTCGGGTCGGCGAGACAGGCATTGAGCTCTTCCATCTTCGCCTCCAGCGCTTCGATCTCGCCGGGCAGTGACTCGAGGGCCATCTTCTCTTTGTAGGTGAGGCGCAGCGGCTTATCCTTCTTCGGTTTCTCCTGCACGGCCGGTTTGGCGGTTGCTGTTTCGGCATCGCGCTCCATCGCCTCCATTTCGCGGAACTCTTTCTCCTGCTCGAGGTACTCGCTGTAGAGCTGGTAGCGCTCCTCGACATCGCCGTCGCCTTTGAAGACGAAGAGCTTCTTGGCGATCTTGTCGACGAAGTAGCGGTCGTGGCTGACGAGGATGACGGCACCCGGGAAGGATTGCAGCTTCTCTTCGAGGATGTTGATGGTCGGGATGTCGAGGTCGTTGGTTGGTTCGTCGAGGATGAGGCAGTCGACCTGCTTCGTAAAGAGCAGGGCGAGGGCCACGCGGTTCTTCTCGCCGCCGCTGAGGATACCGATCTTCTTGTCGAGGAATTCGCGCGGGAAGAGGAAGTTCTTGAGGTAGCCGTAGACGTGCATGTTCCTGCCCTGGACCTCAACCCGGTCGCCGCCGTGGGGGCAGAAGGTCTCTATGAGGTTCTTGTCGTCATCGAGCATCTCGCGGTGCTGGTCGAAGTAGCCGATGGAGAACTCCCCCTGCTTGATCTTGCCCGCCGTCGGCTTGAGGCGTCCCAGCAGCGCTTTGAGCAGGGTCGACTTTCCGCTGCCGTTGGGGCCGACGACGGCGATGACGTCTTTTTGAAGGATGCGCGTCGAGAAGTCTTTGATGAGCATTTTGCTGCCCAGGGTGATGTCGAGGTGTTCGATCTCGAAGAGCATCTTCTGTTTGTTGATGCTCTTGTCGCGGTTGAAGTGCTTCGCTTCGCGGTCGAGTTCGACTTTCATCTTGCGGATCTGCGCCGGGTTCGTCTTTGCCTGCTCGCGCAGGTTCATCAGCCGCTCCTTGCGCCCCTCGTTGCGCTTGAGGCGGGCACGCACGCCGCGCGAATACCACTCGTTCTCGGAGCGCAGCAGGCGCAGGAGGTTGTCGTGCTGCTTCTGCATCGTGCGCAGCAGCTCCTCCTTTTGCGTCAGGTAGCTGCTGTAGCCCCCTTTGAACTCCCGCAATGAGGCATCTTCCACCTCGACGGTCTTCGTCGCGATCTGGTCGATGAAGTAGCGGTCGTGCGAGATGAAGACGAGGGTGAACTTCTCTTTGAGGATAAGCTCTTCGAGGAACTCGACCATGTAGACGTCGAGGTGGTTGGTCGGTTCGTCGAGCAGCAGGACGTCGGGCTTCTGCAGCAGCAGGGATGCCAGCGCGACCCGGCGCTGTTCGCCCCCGCTGAGCAGGTTGACGTTCTTGGTCTCGTACATCTTGAGCTGGAAGTGCTGCAGGACCCGCTCGATCTTGTCGTCGAGGTTCCAGGCGCTGTGGTGGTCGAGGTAGGCGGAGAGCTCCGTGTGCTCCTTGATGAGCTGCGGGTCGTCGAACTTCTCGGCCATCTGCGCCGAAAGGACGTCGAAACGCGCCAGCGCCTGCTTGAGTTCGACGAGGCCGTGTTCGATCGCCTCGCGCACGCTGTGCCCCTGCTCGAAATGCGGCACCTGGGCGAGCATCCTGACCTGCAGGTTCTGGCGGATGATGCGCTCGCCCTCGTCGTACTCCAGCGTGCCGCCGACGATCTTCATCAGCGTCGATTTGCCGCTTCCGTTCTTGCCGACGATAACGACGCGCTCCCCTTCGTCGACATGGAAATCGACGTTCTCGAGGATTTTTTGCGCTTCGTAGTTTTTGGAGATGCCGTGCAGATCGATGAGGGCCATAATGCTCTTTTTTTCTTCGTATTTTACTATAACGGGTTGAAAGTCAGGTGTCGGGGGATAATGCTTTCGCGTATGGTGACATGAAAGTGGATAGGGCTTGAAGGGAAATGCCCTTATTCGGTGCCGGTACGCCGCCTGATGCGGGCGTTACCGGAAAGCCTAGAGGCACTGGTCGACAACGTTCTCCTGTGTCTGGTAGAGGAAGATCTCGACGCGGCGGTTTTGCGCCATATTGGCTTCGCTGTTGTTGGGGACGAGCGGTTTGTCGAAGGAGCAGCCGCGGGCATAGACGGCGTTGGAGAGCCCCTGGTTGACCATCGCCGTGGCGACGGTGCGTGCACGGCGCTCGGAGAGCTGCAGGTTGTAGTCATAGGAACCGCGCGGGTCGGTATGGCCGACGACCTGGACGATGGAGCTGGGGTATTTTTTCAGCGCCGTCGTCAGCTGGTCGATCTTCGTGAGTGCCATCGGCGTCGGGTTGTCAGAGTTTGTCGGGAACATCATAGCGCTCTTGAAGGTAACTTTGACAAATTTCTCATGCTGGGTGACAATGATATTTTCCGCACCGACGTCACTCTGGCTGACGGTGGTGTTGAGGGACTTGGCGACGTCTTTGGCCTGCTGGTCCATCGCATAGCCGATCCCCCCGCCGGCGGCGGCGCCGACCGCGGCACCGATGAGCGCGCCCTGGCCTTTGTTCTTGCCGCCGAGAAGCAGGCCGCCGACCGCGCCGACCGCCGCGCCGATCAGTGCTCCTTTTTTCGTCTTGTCGTATTCATCCGTCTGCGTGCCGTCTGCATTGGGCTGGGTGCTGGCACAGCCGCCGATCAGTACAGCAGCGAGGACGAGTGAAAGTGATTTGGTTTGAAAGGTCATGATTGATACTCCTAAACTAGATGGCTTATTGTATCAAGAAATTGTCTCTATTTCGTGATATTAGCCGACGGGCGTTTCTGTCTGCAGGTAGTCGCCGTGCACCCACCCCTCGCGGCAGATACGGACCTTCTGCCATACGCCGTTGCGTTCAACCAGTTCGACCCGGGTCCCTTTCTCGATCGGATCACCCGCGAGCGGGGCGCTTCCCGAGGGCTGGGACCGGACGTTGAGGAGGCTGGCGGTGACCGTCGCGTTTGCCGCTCCGGCCTCCTTCTCCTCCGCCGTTTCCGCGTCGGCATGGCGCCCCGTCAGGATCCTGTCGCGCAGACGCTCCAGCGGGAAGGCCGGGCCGGGGTCGATCTTACGGCCGGGGGCGATCTCCTCGTGGCCGAGGATCGTCTGGATACCGTAGCTGCTTTTGAGCACCCGGCACACCTCGAAACAGGCTTCGATCTGTTCGGCCGTATAGGTGTGCCAGTAGGAGGGCGACGTCTGGTTCCGGTGAATGGCCTGGATGACCTCCGCCTCTTCGTATCGTCTGCCGAACCAGGCGAGGTAGCCCCCGCCGGAGGGGGTGAGTTCCCCGGCGTTGACGAGCTCGATGCCGATGGCATAGCGGTTGAGGCTGCTGCGCTCCTGCCAGCGGCTCGTCCCTGCATGCCAGGCGATACGGTCGAAACCGACCATCTGGACAACACTGCCGTCCCGGTCGATGATGAGGTGGGCCGAGGCTTCGACGTCGGGGTTTTTAAAGGTATTGACGGCGGAGGCGAGGGTGGGGCCGGCGGTAAAGTGGATGACGACGGTATCGGGCAGACCCGCCTCGTAAGGGCCGCTGTCTTTGTTTTCGCAGGGATCAAAAACGACTTCCCGGCCGAACAGGTCGCCGGCCAGCTGGTGGGTATCGATACGCAGTGCCATCGTCACTCCTTTTTAAATCACATAAACCCATTATTATTCATGGTTTATTAATAAAGGATAAACCCGCGTGCAGCGGATTCGACGGCAGGATGCTGTTGTGAGGCTAAAAGTCCAGGGTTTGGAAGGTCAGAGATCGCAGAGCATGCGGCGGACGATGAACCATTTGGCAATGGCCTGGTCGGTGTACTGATACTCCTGCTGGGCAGGGGGGATGGAGATGTTCCGGATCTTGGCACGGAGGATGCCGAACGCGACGAAGCCGAACAGCAGCGCCGCAATGGCGTAGAACCAGTCATAATAGAACCAGGCCGCCACGGCGAGGAGGTAGGTGCCGTAGGAGAAAAGCCACCCCAGCAGGAGTACCGCGGCGCGGCAGAAGGGTTTGATCGGTTCGGGCGTCGGTTCGAGCAGCGGGATATCGGTTTTCATGGCATGATTATAGCAATTTGGGCAGGGAAGATAAACTGACGAAAAAATAAATAAAAAAATAGACTTAAATCGTCAGATTAATCTGGAAACCGGTTGGCGGCGTCATGAAGAATAAGTATGATTTTGACAAATAAAAATTAAAAGGATAGATTATGAGTGAGCCGACACTGCAGAGCATTGGCGATTACAATGGCCTCAAAGGTGAGAAAAAATGGGTGGTCCGGGGGGTACTGCTTACGGGTCTGCTGCTGGGGGCGCTCTATGTCATCGTGTCGAACAGCTATATCGGGGATGTGCATGACCGGCTGCCGGTCAGTGACGGCATTACCGCCGTTCCCTTCAACCGCTGAACTTCTTTGCCCTTCGCTGACCCGTTTTAGGGTCGCGATGCTACAATTACCGACATACTCTCATAAGGTTTCTTCATGGTGACAGCACTGATGGTTATGATCAGCCTCTATTTTATCGTCAAGCTCTATATCAGCGTGATGCAGGTCGGTTTCATCAACCGCGCCAAGCGGATGGCCCCGGTGATGATGGGGAGCGCGGATTATCTTAAAGCCGGCAATTACGCCGTGGCCAAAGAGAAGCTGCAGATGACGGGGATGCTGATCGAATATATCCTGTTCCTTGTCTGGCTCGACGGCGGTATCCGCTGGCTCGAGAGCGTGACGGGTGGGATAGACGAACCGATGAAGAGCATCAGTATGGTGCTGGCATTTCTGCTGATCAATACGCTGGTGGAGCTGCCGCTGTCGCTCTATGAGAAATTCGTGCTCGATGCGAAATTCGGGTTCAACCGTACGTCAGTCGGTCTCTACATCAAAGATACGCTGATTACGATGACACTGGTCGCACTGCTGGGCGGTGCGGTCATCTGGGGGGTGACGGCGATCATCGCGTCGGCGGCGCTGTGGTGGTTCTGGACCTTCCTTTTCCTCTTTGCCGTCGTCGTCGCACTCAATATGCTCTTCCCGACGCTTCGGGCGCTCTTTTTCGACAAGCTGACGCCCCTGGAGGATGCAACACTGGCGGGCGAGATCGATACGCTGATGCAGAAGACCGGCTTTGTCAGCAGCGGGGTCTTCGTCAGCGACGCCAGCAAACGGGACACCCGGCTCAACGCCTATTTCGGCGGGCTGGGCAAGAGCAAGCGTGTCGTCCTCTATGATACGCTGCTCGAAAAGCTCGAAGACCGCGAACTCCTGGCCGTTCTCGGACATGAACTGGGGCACTTCGCCCACGGCGACCTCTACAAGAACATCGGGATCGTCGGGGGAGTCCTCTTTTTCATGCTCGCACTCTTCGGGAATCTGCCCGAGTCGCTCTTTATGCATCTTGGGGTCGGCAACACACCGGCAGTAACGGTTATCCTGTTCCTGCTTTTCATGCCGCTGGTCAGTTTCTTCATCATGCCGCTCATGGGACTCATCAGCCGCCACAACGAGTACGAGGCGGATCGCAGCGGGGGTGAACTCGTCGGCAAGCTCTACCTGGCCAACGCCCTGCGCAAACTGGTGACGGAGAACCGCTCCTTCCCCCTTTCGCACCCGCTCTATATCTTTTTCTACTACACCCATCCGCCGGTGATCGAACGCCTGCGGGCCCTCGGATTCGAGGAGCGGGGAAGCGGAAAGGGCGCGATGCGCTCGGAGTGCGACGCCGACAGCGTCGAGCGTGAGCTTGATGACGAAGGGGTACGCTCCTGATGGGTGAACATGTCCGTCCGCTGCGCGAATGCCTCGATATCATCGCCGCCGAAATCGCCGTGAGCGCGGAGCGCCCGCGGCGGGAGGCGGAACGGATGCTGATGGAGTATCTGGAGCGTGACGGCCTCTGGCTGATCACCCACCAGGACGAACCGCTCTCCTGCGACGAGCGGCTCTGGGAGTGGGTGGCACGGCGCAAAGCGCATGAGCCGCTGGAATATATCTTCAACCGTGTCAGTTTCTATTCGCAGCTCTTCTATATCGCACCGGGGGCCCTGATCCCGCGCCCGGAGACGGAACTCCTGATCGACCGTGTCCTCGAAGCGGTGGATCACGACGGAAATTTCACGCTCTGTGAGGTCGGGGTCGGCAGCGGTGCGGTCAGCGTGACCCTAGCGCTCCACCTGGAGAAGGCGACGATGATCGGCGTCGATATCAGCGAGGATGCCCTGGGGGTTGCGGGAAAGAACATCGCGGATTTCGGGCTCGAAGCGCGGATCGACCTGCGGCAGAGCGACCTGCTTGCGAACGTTCCGGAAACGATCGACGTCCTCGTTTCCAATCCCCCCTACGTCGCCGCCGATGCGGCACTCGAACGCAATCTCGATTATGAACCCGACCTGGCCCTTTTCGGCGGCGTAACGGGGATGGACATCATCGTCCGCCTGATCGACGCGGTCGCCGAGAGGCAGATCCCGCTCTTTTGCTGCGAAATGGGTTACGACCAGCGCGAGGCCGTCTCGGCCATCGTCCCGGAGGGGTATGGGGTTAAATTCTACAAGGACCTTGCGGGGCTTGACCGCGGGTTTGTCATGACACGAAAGGATGATAGATGAATACAAAACAGTTAAGCGTCACGCTTTACCTGCTCGCAGTCGCAGCAACGCTCGGTGCGGTGTTGATCCTGGGCATCGTGGTCGCCCCGGTGATCTTCCACTCGGCGGCGGTCCTGCCGAACGATCTGCTGAGCCGCTATGAAGAGGGGATGCTGATGGGGGAGATCTTCCGTCGTTTCAGTTACTGGGCCTACGTGATGGCCGTCATTATGCTCGTCTTCGAAGGAAACGAGTACCGCCGCCAGCGCCGTGACAAGTGGGCCATCATGAGCGCGCTGCTCGGGGTGGCGACCCTGCTGATGTTCGCCGCGGTCTATGTGCCGATGATCCTTGCCATGCAGGCAGAGGGGGCCGATGCCACAGCCAGCGAAGCCTTCGCATCCCTGCACAGCGCCAGCGAATTCGATTTCAAACTGCTGGCGGTCGCACTCATCGTGCTGTTCGTCCGCCGCATGCAGCTGATGTTTCTGCCCGCTGCCGGGCGCTAATTTAAGAGGATACCGCCCCGTTAGGAGCGGTTGATGCTGTAACGCCCCGGCCCGGAGAAGAAGAGGGCCAGTGCGGCAAAAAGATAGAGCAGGGCCATTTCGCTGACCGGACCGCCTGTTTTGGTGAGCTGCAGCGGGAAGAGACCGCCGAGAAGGGCCACGGCCACCATCATATTGACGGCCATCAGCGCCGCGCCGATCCGCGCATAGAATCCCAGAATGATCATCACCGGGGCGACCACTTCGCCGACAAAGACGCCGTATCCGAGCCAGCCGGGCAGTCCGTGCGCCTGCATCATCCCCTGGATGTGGGAGATGCCGTGCAGCAGTTTGTGGACACCGTGGAACAGCATCAGAATGCCGACAGAGAGGCGCAGCAGCAATCGGGCAAGATCATCGTTTCTTAACATAGAGTCTCCTTAGCGTCCGCCGAACTTCTGCTCCCACCACTCCTGGGGGGTGAGGCAGGTCTCTTTGAGGTAGGGCTCGTCCAGGCGGTATTCGTAATGTTTGACAAATTCGAGCAGCGTTTTGTAGGCGTCGTTGATCCGTGCGCTCATGGCGTTGGCCGTGTCCGGGTCGTCGGCGTGCTTGTCAGGGTGCCAGCGGTGCATCATGTTCTTATAGCGTGTTTTGATTTCGGACAGGGTCGCTTTGTCGTGAAGGCCAAGCAGGGTCTTGGCCTTCAGAACGCTCTCATAAGGGGGCATTGGGAAGGGCGTCAGTCTTTCTGCTGGCGCATATAGGTCGGTACGTCGAGGTAATCGTCACTCAGGTCACCGCCGACGACCATTCTCGGGCGTGTCACGGTACGGCCGGCAGCAGGGGCCTCCTGTGCCGGTGTTTCATAAGTGTCGTTATTGACGGAAGGCGCTTTTTTCGCCGTCTCTTCATGGTCGAAGCCGGTGGCAACGAGGGTGATTTTGATGTAGTCGATCGCCAGGGTCGCATCCGTCGTGGTTCCGAAGATGACATCGGCATTCTCGTCCGCGCTCTCCTCGACGACACCCATCGCTTCGCCGATGGCGACCATCGGAAAGTCGGGGTGCATCGTAAAGTGGACGAGGACGCCCATGGCGCCGTTGATGCTCATGTTATCAAGCAGCGGTGACTCGATCGCCGCACGGATCGCTTCATAGGCGGCGTTATCACCCTGATACTCCCCGACACCCATCAGGGCCATACCATGGTGGCACATGACGGTTTTGAGGTCGGCGAAGTCGAGGTTGATGTCGTTGTCACCGGAGGAGAGGATGACCCCGGACGTCCCGCTGACGGCCTGCGCGAGAATGCTGTCGACGATCTTGAAGGACTCCTTGAGGCCCAGGTTCTTGTCGATGATGGAGAGGAGCTTGTCATTGGGGATGACGACGATGGAATCGCTCTCTTTTTTCAGTTCGGCCAGCCCCTGCTCGGCGAGCTTGAGACGTTTGCGCCCCTCGAACGCGAATGGTTTGGTGACGACGGAGATCGTCAGGGCACCGATATCGCGTGCGATCTGGGCAATGACCGGAGCCGCACCCGTTCCGGTGCCCCCGCCGAGACCGGCAGCGATAAAGACGATGTCGGCCCCCTCGATGGCAGCGCGGATATCGTCATAATTCTCGATAGCGGAATCTTTGCCGACGCTCGGCTTCATCCCGGCGCCGAGCCCCTTCGTCAGACGGCTTCCCATCTGGATTTTGACCGGTGCAAAAGAGGTTTGAAGCACCTGGGCATCCGTATTGGCGACGACCATCTCGATGCCCTCAACCCCCTCGTTGATCATATGACCGATCATATTGCCGCCGCCGCCGCCGACGCCGATGGCAACGATGCGCGCACCGTTGTTGGCCGTCGTCTCTTCGATTTTGAACATATTGTCAGATCCCATCTGTCACTCCCCTGTTAAAATAACTGTGTAATCCAGTTCCAAAACTTGCTGCCGATGCCGGCCGCTTTTTCCGCACCCTTCTTCGTATCGAAGGATTTGATCCTGATCGTACCGGCTTCCTCGGAGGGGGGCAGCGGAATCTCTTCCTCTGCCGGCTCCTGAACGGAAGGTTCGGTCAGATCCGGTTTCTCCAGCGGCTCCTCGCTGCGGTAGCGCACCTGCCGGTTGACGTCGATTTCGTAAGGCGCGTAGCCTCCCGCCGCGTATTTGACAAGACCGACCGCCGTGGCGGTTGCCGGGTCTTTGAGGGCTTCAAAGAGTCCGTCGACATTGCTCGGCTTGGCCAGGCGTACCGGGACGTTGTCAAAGATCGCGACGGCAAGGTCGCGGAGACCGTCGAGCTTGGTAAAGCCGCCGGTGAGAACAACCCCGGCCCCCAGCTGATCCTTGAGGTTGCTTTTGTCAATGGACTGGGCGAGGATCATCAGTGTCTCTTCGACCCGGGCGTAGATGACGTTGTGCACGACCCCCAGGGAGACTTCATGGGTGGACTCCTCGTCCCCGATAATGGGGAGCTCGATCAGGTCGTCGCTCGGGGAGCTCAGCGAGCCGAATTTAATCTTTACATTTTCGGCGACGTTGAGGGGCGTATGCAGCGCCATGGAGAGGTCGCTGGTAATGTGGTGCGAACCTACTCCCAGAAAATCGTTGTAGCGGATGGCGGTACCTGAATGGATCACGGTGTCGCAGGTATGGCCACCCATGTCGATGACGGCTGCGCCGAGCTCTTTCTCATCCTCGTTGAGCACGGCGATGGCGGAGGCATAGCCGCTGAGGACGACGGTATCGACTTCGACCCCTGCGCCGCGAACGGCTTTTTTGAGGTTGTTCAGGTTGGACTTCTGCGTCGTGATGATGTGCGTTTCGACCTCGAGGCGCGACGCATTCATCCCCAGCGGGTCCTCGATGAAATCCTGGTCGTCGACGATGAAGTTGTACGGCAGCGTATGCAGTACCTCGTACTCGTTGGGAATGTTGGCGTTGTAGAGCGACGTGTGCATGACACGACTGATCTCTTTGAAGGTGATCTCGCGGTTGGGGATATTGACGATCCCGCTGGAGTTCAGGCTCTTGGTGTAGGCGCCTGAAATGGAGACGATGGCCCGTTTGATTTCGGTACCGGCGACGCGTCTTGCATCTGCCAGGGCGGCCTTGATCGCTTTGGAAGCGAGCTCGATATTGGTGATGGAGCCCTTTTTGATCCCCTGGGAGCGGACGATACCGGCCCCCGAGATCTGGATCGCCCCGTCAGGGGAGATGTCCGCGATGATGGCGCAGATCTTGCTGGAGCCGATATCGATCGCGAGGACGCTTTTTTTCACTGCCCGAATCCTTTGAGGAAGATCTGTGTTTCATACCGCTCGGCAAGGTCGGCGATCAGGGACTGGCTGAGGAGGGTCTCTTTGACCTGGGCAACGGCCTCGGTCTCATTGGGCGCGCTTGCAGGGTCGATCTTCTGGTCGACGATGCGGTAGAGCACGATTTTGCCAGAAGAGAGCTGCGCCATGTTTTCGGCTTTGCCTGAACGGAAGAGGCTGGCGAGCAGTGCCTGTGTCTCCTGTTCGTTCAGTCCTTCGACACCGGCTGTCGCATCACGTTTGAGGTAGCCTTCCGTCGTCGTGCCGCGGAAAGACGTGAGCGAGGACTGTGCCAGTTCCATCAGTTTCTGGCCGCGCATCTGGCTGGTGTAGGCAGCAAGGAGGTCTGCTTTGGCTGCTTCGAAGCTTTTCGGCATCGGCGCGATGGTCTCGAGGCGCTTGATGACCACGTAGGCCCCGTGCTCTTTTTTCGGTTTGAGGTAGGGACTGGCCGCATCGGCGGTTGCGATGGCCTGCATCGTCTCGGCGCTGAAGCTGCCGTCGCCTTCGCGGACGGTCGTCTCGACGATCTTGGCGCCCTCGTCGAGTTTCTCTTTTTTGAAGGCGATGTAGGTTTTCAGGGCCTCTTTGTTGGTCGCTTTGTCGTTGACGGCGGCGGTGACGGCGCTCTTGG is a genomic window of Sulfurimonas sp. HSL1-2 containing:
- a CDS encoding J domain-containing protein, with amino-acid sequence MPPYESVLKAKTLLGLHDKATLSEIKTRYKNMMHRWHPDKHADDPDTANAMSARINDAYKTLLEFVKHYEYRLDEPYLKETCLTPQEWWEQKFGGR
- the ftsZ gene encoding cell division protein FtsZ; protein product: MGSDNMFKIEETTANNGARIVAIGVGGGGGNMIGHMINEGVEGIEMVVANTDAQVLQTSFAPVKIQMGSRLTKGLGAGMKPSVGKDSAIENYDDIRAAIEGADIVFIAAGLGGGTGTGAAPVIAQIARDIGALTISVVTKPFAFEGRKRLKLAEQGLAELKKESDSIVVIPNDKLLSIIDKNLGLKESFKIVDSILAQAVSGTSGVILSSGDNDINLDFADLKTVMCHHGMALMGVGEYQGDNAAYEAIRAAIESPLLDNMSINGAMGVLVHFTMHPDFPMVAIGEAMGVVEESADENADVIFGTTTDATLAIDYIKITLVATGFDHEETAKKAPSVNNDTYETPAQEAPAAGRTVTRPRMVVGGDLSDDYLDVPTYMRQQKD
- the ftsA gene encoding cell division protein FtsA, which produces MKKSVLAIDIGSSKICAIIADISPDGAIQISGAGIVRSQGIKKGSITNIELASKAIKAALADARRVAGTEIKRAIVSISGAYTKSLNSSGIVNIPNREITFKEISRVMHTSLYNANIPNEYEVLHTLPYNFIVDDQDFIEDPLGMNASRLEVETHIITTQKSNLNNLKKAVRGAGVEVDTVVLSGYASAIAVLNEDEKELGAAVIDMGGHTCDTVIHSGTAIRYNDFLGVGSHHITSDLSMALHTPLNVAENVKIKFGSLSSPSDDLIELPIIGDEESTHEVSLGVVHNVIYARVEETLMILAQSIDKSNLKDQLGAGVVLTGGFTKLDGLRDLAVAIFDNVPVRLAKPSNVDGLFEALKDPATATAVGLVKYAAGGYAPYEIDVNRQVRYRSEEPLEKPDLTEPSVQEPAEEEIPLPPSEEAGTIRIKSFDTKKGAEKAAGIGSKFWNWITQLF
- a CDS encoding DoxX family protein, coding for MLRNDDLARLLLRLSVGILMLFHGVHKLLHGISHIQGMMQAHGLPGWLGYGVFVGEVVAPVMIILGFYARIGAALMAVNMMVAVALLGGLFPLQLTKTGGPVSEMALLYLFAALALFFSGPGRYSINRS
- a CDS encoding DUF4149 domain-containing protein, which translates into the protein MNTKQLSVTLYLLAVAATLGAVLILGIVVAPVIFHSAAVLPNDLLSRYEEGMLMGEIFRRFSYWAYVMAVIMLVFEGNEYRRQRRDKWAIMSALLGVATLLMFAAVYVPMILAMQAEGADATASEAFASLHSASEFDFKLLAVALIVLFVRRMQLMFLPAAGR
- the prmC gene encoding peptide chain release factor N(5)-glutamine methyltransferase: MGEHVRPLRECLDIIAAEIAVSAERPRREAERMLMEYLERDGLWLITHQDEPLSCDERLWEWVARRKAHEPLEYIFNRVSFYSQLFYIAPGALIPRPETELLIDRVLEAVDHDGNFTLCEVGVGSGAVSVTLALHLEKATMIGVDISEDALGVAGKNIADFGLEARIDLRQSDLLANVPETIDVLVSNPPYVAADAALERNLDYEPDLALFGGVTGMDIIVRLIDAVAERQIPLFCCEMGYDQREAVSAIVPEGYGVKFYKDLAGLDRGFVMTRKDDR